The following are encoded together in the Pectobacterium wasabiae CFBP 3304 genome:
- the mraZ gene encoding division/cell wall cluster transcriptional repressor MraZ, whose product MFRGATLVNLDSKGRLAVPTRYREMLNEESQGQMVCTIDLHQPCLLLYPLPEWEIIEQKLSRLSSMNPAERRVQRLLLGHASECQMDSAGRLLIANTLRQHADLKKEVMLVGQFNKFELWDEQTWYQQVKDDIDAEQSTQEPLSERLQDLSL is encoded by the coding sequence ATGTTTCGTGGGGCTACGCTGGTTAACCTCGACAGTAAAGGGCGTCTTGCTGTGCCTACCCGATACCGGGAAATGCTGAACGAGGAATCGCAAGGTCAAATGGTTTGCACCATTGACTTGCATCAGCCCTGCCTGCTGCTTTATCCCTTACCCGAATGGGAAATCATTGAACAAAAATTGTCTCGCTTGTCGAGCATGAACCCCGCTGAGCGTCGTGTGCAGCGTTTGTTATTGGGGCATGCCAGCGAGTGTCAAATGGATAGTGCAGGACGTTTGTTGATTGCGAATACGTTAAGGCAGCATGCGGACCTTAAAAAAGAAGTGATGCTAGTCGGGCAGTTCAACAAGTTTGAACTGTGGGATGAACAGACTTGGTATCAACAGGTCAAGGATGATATTGACGCTGAACAATCGACTCAGGAACCTTTGTCTGAGCGGTTGCAGGACTTATCGCTATAG
- a CDS encoding L-alanine exporter AlaE, with protein MFSPTSRLRSATADTFALVVYCFIIGMAIEIMLSGMSFEQSLSSRLLSIPVNIAIAWPYGLYRDRVLNMAKRRGGDHFLVRSVADLFAYVSFQSPVYAVILWVIGANPAQILTAVTSNLVISMVMGVTYGYFLEYCRRLFRVALP; from the coding sequence ATGTTTTCCCCGACGTCACGATTGCGAAGCGCCACCGCAGATACCTTTGCGCTCGTTGTCTATTGTTTCATCATCGGCATGGCGATTGAAATCATGCTTTCCGGGATGAGCTTTGAGCAGTCACTGTCTTCACGCCTGCTATCTATCCCTGTCAATATTGCTATTGCCTGGCCATATGGGCTTTATCGCGATCGCGTGCTGAATATGGCTAAACGTCGCGGTGGCGACCATTTCCTGGTGCGTAGCGTTGCCGACCTGTTTGCGTATGTCAGTTTTCAATCCCCTGTTTATGCCGTGATCCTCTGGGTTATTGGGGCAAACCCAGCACAAATCCTGACCGCCGTCACCAGTAATCTGGTGATATCAATGGTGATGGGCGTAACGTATGGCTATTTTTTGGAATACTGCCGTCGGCTATTCCGAGTCGCACTGCCATAA
- the cra gene encoding catabolite repressor/activator, giving the protein MKLDEIARLAGVSRTTASYVINGKAKQYRVSDKTVEKVMAVVREHNYHPNAVAAGLRAGRTRSIGLVIPDLENTSYTRIANYLERQARQRGYQLLIACSEDQPDNEMRCIEHLLQRQVDAIIVSTALPPEHPFYQRWINGGLPIIALDRALDREHFTSVVGADLEDAEMLAQELRKMPAKSVLYLGALPELSVSFLREQGFRQAWAGDPREVNYLYSNSYERVAAAAAFMDYLNNNPMPDALFTTSFPLLQGVMDVNLKINGRLPNNLAIATFGDNELLDYLECPVLSVAQRHREVAERVLELVLASLDEPKRPKPGLNRIRRNLYRRGSLSRA; this is encoded by the coding sequence GTGAAACTGGATGAAATCGCGCGTCTTGCGGGTGTTTCACGCACGACAGCCAGCTATGTCATTAACGGGAAAGCCAAACAATATCGCGTAAGCGATAAGACCGTTGAGAAAGTCATGGCTGTCGTCAGGGAGCACAATTATCATCCCAACGCCGTCGCGGCTGGATTACGCGCTGGGCGCACACGTTCAATTGGCCTGGTTATTCCCGATCTGGAAAATACCAGCTATACGCGCATCGCCAATTATCTGGAGCGTCAGGCCAGACAGCGCGGATATCAGTTATTAATCGCGTGTTCCGAGGATCAGCCGGATAACGAGATGCGCTGTATTGAACATTTGTTACAGCGTCAGGTTGATGCGATTATCGTTTCTACCGCGTTGCCACCTGAGCACCCGTTTTATCAGCGTTGGATAAACGGTGGCCTGCCGATTATTGCATTAGATCGGGCATTAGATCGTGAGCACTTTACCAGCGTGGTGGGGGCCGATCTTGAAGATGCCGAAATGCTGGCGCAAGAATTAAGGAAAATGCCTGCGAAATCGGTACTCTATCTTGGTGCCTTGCCTGAACTCTCCGTCAGTTTCCTGCGTGAACAGGGGTTCCGTCAGGCGTGGGCAGGCGATCCGCGTGAAGTGAATTATCTTTACTCCAATAGCTATGAGCGGGTAGCCGCTGCTGCTGCGTTTATGGATTATTTGAACAATAATCCTATGCCTGATGCGTTGTTCACCACCTCATTCCCACTATTGCAGGGGGTGATGGACGTTAACCTGAAGATTAACGGGCGGTTGCCGAATAATTTGGCTATCGCGACCTTTGGGGATAATGAACTGTTGGATTATCTGGAATGCCCAGTATTGTCTGTTGCCCAGCGCCATCGTGAAGTTGCAGAGCGTGTGCTGGAGTTGGTGTTAGCCAGTCTGGATGAACCGAAAAGGCCGAAGCCTGGCTTGAATCGTATTCGGCGTAATCTGTACCGCCGTGGCTCACTGAGCCGCGCGTAA
- the ilvN gene encoding acetolactate synthase small subunit yields the protein MRRILSVLLENESGALSRVVGLFSQRGYNIESLTVAPTEDPTLSRMTIQTVGDEKVLEQIEKQLHKLVDVLRVSELGQGAHVEREIMLVKLQATGYGREEVKRCADIFRGQIVDVTASLYTVQLAGTSDKLDAFLSAVREVAEIVEVARSGIVGVSRGDKIMR from the coding sequence ATGCGTCGGATTTTATCAGTATTACTTGAGAATGAATCAGGCGCTTTATCACGTGTCGTCGGTCTGTTTTCACAGCGTGGCTACAACATCGAAAGCCTGACGGTAGCGCCAACCGAAGACCCTACGCTATCCCGAATGACGATTCAGACGGTAGGCGATGAGAAAGTGTTGGAGCAGATCGAAAAGCAACTGCACAAGCTGGTGGATGTCCTGCGCGTCAGCGAACTGGGGCAGGGTGCGCACGTTGAGCGAGAGATCATGCTGGTCAAGCTACAGGCCACAGGCTATGGCCGTGAAGAAGTGAAGCGCTGTGCCGATATTTTCCGCGGCCAGATTGTGGATGTCACCGCCTCGCTGTATACCGTACAGCTTGCTGGCACCAGCGATAAACTGGATGCATTCCTCAGTGCCGTGCGTGAAGTTGCCGAAATTGTTGAAGTGGCACGCTCTGGGATCGTCGGTGTATCGCGCGGCGACAAAATCATGCGTTAA
- the ilvI gene encoding acetolactate synthase 3 large subunit has protein sequence MEMLSGAEMVVRSLIDQGVKHVFGYPGGAVLDIYDALHTVGGIEHILVRHEQGAAHMADGYARATGEVGVVLVTSGPGATNAITGIATAYMDSIPMVVLSGQVATSLIGYDSFQECDTVGISRPIVKHSFLVKKVEDVPTILKKAFYLASTGRPGPVVVDLPKDIMSPANKLPYVYPESVSMRSYSPTVQGHKGQIRRALQTLLAAEKPIIYSGGGVINAECHEELLALAEKLNLPVTTSLMGLGGFPGTHRQCLGMLGMHGTYEANMAMHNADVIFAVGVRFDDRTTNNLAKYCPNATVLHIDIDPASISKTVNADIPIVGDAKQVLSLILELLEQDGAPQQFDALRDWWQGIEQWRGRHCLKYDTESDKIKPQAVIETLHRLTEGKAYVASDVGQHQMFAALYYPFDLPRRWVNSGGLGTMGFGLPAALGIKLALPEETVICVTGDGSIQMNIQELSTALQYDLPVVVINLNNRFLGMVKQWQDMIYSGRHSSSYMESLPDFVKLAEAYGHVGISIDTPDELESKLSQALAQKDRLVFVDINIDSSEHVYPMQIRGGAMDEMWLSKTERT, from the coding sequence ATGGAGATGTTGTCAGGCGCCGAAATGGTGGTCCGATCGTTGATCGATCAGGGCGTAAAACATGTGTTCGGTTATCCGGGCGGTGCGGTGTTGGATATTTACGACGCCCTACACACGGTTGGCGGTATCGAGCATATTTTGGTGCGGCATGAGCAAGGTGCAGCGCATATGGCCGATGGCTATGCGCGCGCGACGGGTGAGGTCGGCGTTGTGCTGGTTACCTCCGGTCCCGGTGCGACAAACGCCATCACCGGTATTGCCACGGCGTATATGGACTCCATTCCTATGGTGGTGTTGTCCGGTCAGGTTGCCACCTCGCTGATTGGCTATGATTCCTTTCAGGAATGCGACACGGTGGGCATTTCCCGCCCTATCGTGAAGCACAGCTTTCTGGTCAAGAAAGTTGAAGATGTCCCGACGATCCTGAAAAAAGCCTTTTACCTGGCATCAACCGGACGTCCGGGGCCAGTGGTCGTCGATCTACCCAAAGACATCATGAGTCCGGCGAATAAACTGCCGTATGTTTATCCCGAAAGCGTCAGCATGCGCTCTTACAGCCCAACGGTTCAAGGGCACAAAGGTCAGATTCGTCGTGCGTTGCAAACCCTGCTGGCGGCAGAAAAGCCGATTATCTACAGCGGTGGTGGCGTGATTAACGCGGAGTGCCACGAAGAACTGCTGGCGCTGGCGGAAAAGCTCAATCTGCCAGTAACAACGTCTCTGATGGGGCTGGGCGGCTTCCCAGGGACGCACCGTCAATGCCTCGGCATGCTGGGGATGCACGGGACGTATGAAGCCAACATGGCTATGCATAACGCCGATGTGATTTTTGCCGTTGGGGTGCGCTTCGATGACCGCACGACGAACAATTTGGCGAAGTACTGCCCGAATGCGACGGTATTGCATATTGATATCGATCCTGCGTCGATTTCCAAAACGGTAAACGCAGATATCCCTATCGTGGGCGATGCCAAACAGGTGCTAAGCCTGATACTGGAGTTGTTGGAACAGGATGGCGCACCGCAGCAGTTCGATGCGCTGCGCGACTGGTGGCAGGGTATCGAGCAATGGCGTGGGCGTCACTGTCTGAAATACGACACCGAAAGCGACAAGATTAAACCGCAGGCGGTGATTGAAACGTTGCATCGGCTGACCGAAGGCAAAGCCTATGTCGCATCGGATGTCGGTCAGCACCAAATGTTTGCTGCGCTGTATTATCCTTTCGATTTACCACGCCGCTGGGTGAACTCTGGCGGTCTGGGGACGATGGGCTTTGGCCTGCCCGCCGCGTTGGGTATCAAGCTTGCGCTACCGGAAGAAACGGTCATTTGTGTCACGGGCGATGGCAGTATTCAGATGAATATTCAGGAGCTTTCTACGGCACTGCAATATGATCTGCCGGTCGTGGTGATCAACCTGAACAACCGTTTCCTCGGCATGGTGAAGCAGTGGCAGGATATGATTTACTCTGGCCGCCATTCTAGTTCTTATATGGAATCGTTGCCGGATTTCGTCAAGCTGGCTGAAGCGTACGGTCACGTCGGGATTTCTATCGATACGCCGGACGAACTGGAAAGTAAGCTGTCACAAGCGCTGGCGCAGAAAGATCGCCTGGTGTTTGTTGATATCAACATCGATAGCAGCGAGCATGTTTACCCCATGCAGATTCGCGGCGGGGCGATGGATGAAATGTGGTTGAGCAAAACGGAGAGGACCTGA